The Humulus lupulus chromosome 3, drHumLupu1.1, whole genome shotgun sequence genome window below encodes:
- the LOC133824733 gene encoding N-acylphosphatidylethanolamine synthase-like isoform X1, translating to MEWAGRGTHLRGIPRKMVIGAVGGFAKLVASFLNSTSVRNADTLLSLVRSRPPGTPLITVSNHMSTLDDPVMWGFKGFPTMDANLARWVLAAEDICFKNPLYSYVFRLGKCIPITRGGGIYQEHMNEAVERLSNGEWLHTFPEGKVSQEDTPIRRVKWGTASLIVRAPVTPIVLPIVHHGFEKVMPEKFLFGRRPPAPLCNKKISIIVGEPIDFDLPNMRKIAISMSRNFSHPLLGWPNTPDGLDEPAQRSLYSAISEKIRTSLESLRLFR from the exons ATGGAGTGGGCGGGTCGGGGGACTCACCTCCGAGGGATTCCCCGGAAGATGGTGATCGGGGCGGTAGGCGGATTCGCCAAATTGGTGGCTTCATTTCTCAACTCCACCTCTGTTCGCAATGCCGACACCCTCCTTTCTCTGGTTCGATCTCGGCCCCCTGGTACTCCTCTTATCACTGTTAGCAATCACATGTCCACCTTGGATGATCCGGTTATGTGGGGCTTCAAGGGGTTTCCCACCATGGATGCAAACCTCGCTCGCTGGGTTCTCGCAGCTGAAGACATCTGCTTTAAGAATCCACTGTATTCTTATGTCTTCAGACTTG GGAAGTGCATACCTATTACAAGAGGTGGTGGGATATATCAAGAACACATGAATGAAGCTGTTGAACGATTAAGTAATGGAGAATGG TTGCACACATTTCCAGAAGGAAAAGTTTCCCAAGAAGATACACCTATAAGAAGAGTAAAATGGGGAACAGCCAGTCTTATTGTCCGTGCCCCTGTTACCCCAATAGTTTTGCCAATTGTCCATCATGGGTTCGAAAAG GTGATGCCCGAGAAATTCTTGTTTGGCAGAAGACCACCCGCTCCACTATGCAACAAGAAGATTAGTATAATCGTTGGCGAGCCAATAGATTTTGATCTTCCAAATATGAGAAAGATTGCGATTTCTATGTCACGTAATTTTTCACATCCATTGTTAGGGTGGCCAAACACTCCTGATGGTTTGGATGAGCCAGCCCAAAGAAGTCTCTACTCTGCAATCTCAGAGAAAATTCGAACTTCCTTGGAGAGCTTAAGGCTTTTTCGGTAA
- the LOC133824733 gene encoding N-acylphosphatidylethanolamine synthase-like isoform X2: protein MEWAGRGTHLRGIPRKMVIGAVGGFAKLVASFLNSTSVRNADTLLSLVRSRPPGTPLITVSNHMSTLDDPVMWGFKGFPTMDANLARWVLAAEDICFKNPLYSYVFRLGKCIPITRGGGIYQEHMNEAVERLSNGEWLHTFPEGKVSQEDTPIRRVKWGTASLIVRAPVTPIVLPIVHHGFEKFGLFDQVVEASLQMSCCA, encoded by the exons ATGGAGTGGGCGGGTCGGGGGACTCACCTCCGAGGGATTCCCCGGAAGATGGTGATCGGGGCGGTAGGCGGATTCGCCAAATTGGTGGCTTCATTTCTCAACTCCACCTCTGTTCGCAATGCCGACACCCTCCTTTCTCTGGTTCGATCTCGGCCCCCTGGTACTCCTCTTATCACTGTTAGCAATCACATGTCCACCTTGGATGATCCGGTTATGTGGGGCTTCAAGGGGTTTCCCACCATGGATGCAAACCTCGCTCGCTGGGTTCTCGCAGCTGAAGACATCTGCTTTAAGAATCCACTGTATTCTTATGTCTTCAGACTTG GGAAGTGCATACCTATTACAAGAGGTGGTGGGATATATCAAGAACACATGAATGAAGCTGTTGAACGATTAAGTAATGGAGAATGG TTGCACACATTTCCAGAAGGAAAAGTTTCCCAAGAAGATACACCTATAAGAAGAGTAAAATGGGGAACAGCCAGTCTTATTGTCCGTGCCCCTGTTACCCCAATAGTTTTGCCAATTGTCCATCATGGGTTCGAAAAG TTTGGATTGTTTGACCAAGTAGTTGAAGCTAGCCTTCAAATGAGTTGCTGTGCCTGA